Below is a genomic region from Leucobacter exalbidus.
GTGACGGTGCCGTTGGTGCCGAGGCCGACCACGAGCACGTGTCGCAGGGTGCTCTGGGCGGCGGCGTCACCGACCAGCTCGACGCCGGTGGCCATGCCGCGCGAGACGGCGGCATCGATAGAAATGCCGGGGAACAGCGTATTGAGTTCGGGAGCGCTCGCGAGCATCACCGAATCGCCGACGGCGGTGATATCGGCGCCGGTGACGTGCGCGGGGGCCGGGAGGGCCTGGGCAGGCTGTTTGCCTGAGGCCGGCTTCTTCTCAGCCCGGCTTTTCTCGGATCCATTCTTCTCAGAGCCGCGCGAAGAACTCGGTTTGGTCGCCTCGCCTGATTTCAGTGCCTCGGCCGCCTTAGGCGCCTCGGCGGGTTTGGATGTCGTCGTGGACTTCTGTGACGACTTTGACTTGCTGGCGGCTTCGGCCTTCTTTTTCTTCTCGGCGGCGATGCGGTCTTGCTCGGCCTGCAACGCAGCAGCGTCTGCGGCTGCCTTCGCTTCGATGGCCTCTTGCACGGCTGCCCGCTCTGCGGCGACGCGTTCGGCTTCCACGAGCGCAGCGCCGCGGGCGATGGCGGCCTCGGCAGAGCTTTGCTCGGGGGCCGCCACCACGGCATATGCCGTTGCAGGAATAGACACCACAAGCACCGCGCCCACGGCGACCGCGACGGTGCGACGGCGGGGCGTTTGGCGCACGGGGCGCACGAGCAATCGCAGCGATCGCCGCAGGCCCAGCAGCCGCACGGGCTGCTCAACATACTTGAAGGAGAGGGCCGCGAAGGTGAGAGTGGCGAGGAGCGTCAGCAGCGCAATCTGCCACGCGTGCCACGAGGGGAACGCGGCACCGGCGATGAGTAGCAGCGGCCAGTGCCACAGATAGATGCCGTACGACCGGGCGCCGACCCAACTCATGGGGGCGTTGTCGAGCACACGCCCGATCCAAGCGCCGGGGCGGGTCACCGCCCACACGGTCGCGAGCGAGGCCGCAGTTGCGAGCTGGAAGCCGCCCTGGAAAGTCTGGGGGCTGCCCTCGGGCAGCGTCACCGCGAGGGTGGCCAGCGTGCCACAGCCGATGAGCGCGACCGCGAGGTAACTCAGCTGCGCACGCAGCCGGGGCATGAGCGCGGGCCCGGATCGCGTGGTCGCCAGTGCCAACGCTGCGCCCAAGATGAGGCCGAACGCGTGGGTGTCTGACCCAAAATAGACCCGGGTGGGGGAGGCGTCGGTGAGCGAAAGCTCAGCCATCCACACAGCAGAGGCCACACCGGCAACGAGCAGCAGTAGGGCGCCAGTGGGCTTGCGGCAAATCTTGAGCAGCAGCAGTACGACGAGCGGCAGCAAAATATAGAACTGCTCTTCGATGGCGAGCGACCAGGTATTGCGAAACAGCTCGGGGGTATCGCGAGTGAAGTAGTCGGCCCCTGCCGCGATGAACACCCAGTTACTCACGAAGGCGGCGGCGCCAGCAATTTGCCGGCCAATGCCGACGAGCAGGTCGCCGCCCACTGCTGCCGCCAGGCTGGTGCATACGAGCAGCACCAGTCCCAAAGCGGGGAGTAGCCGGCGTGCACGTCTGCGCCAGAAACCCGAGAGTGAAATGCGGCCGTGAGTGGTGCGCTCACGAATGAGCAGCGAAGTGATCAGAAATCCGCTGATCACAAAGAAAATATCGACGCCAAGAAACCCGCCAGGCAGTGCCTGTGGGAAGAAATGGTAGACGAGTACGAGGGTGACTGCGACGGCGCGAAGGCCATCGAGTCCACCGAATCGTGCCGTCGAAATGGCGGAAGAGGATTGCATGCAGCCCGGATCTAAATCTGGCGGGCGCTCGGATGCCCCCGCGTACAACCCTCCAGTCTACGCCGCTTTAATCGGCCTGCACACCCGAGTCGCCAGCTCATGGGAAGATTGCAGGGTGATGGAAGACGAAACTCACGCGCGATTGCGACTCGATCTCGCGTATGACGGCACCGATTTTGCTGGCTGGGCGAAACAACCGGGGCTGCGCACTGTCGAGGGAGTGCTCGAGACCGCACTCGAGACGCTGCTACGCACCACTTCGCCGAGGCTCACGGTCGCCGGGCGCACCGACACCGGTGTGCACGCTCGGGGGCAGGTGGCGCACGTCGACGTCACCGCCGCGCAGTTCGAAAAGTGGGGGACCGACAGCCGCACCCGCGTGCGCAAGCTCAATGGCGTGCTCAAAATGCACGGCAGGGACGTGGTGGTGCACTCCATTGAAGAGGTGCCCACCTCATTCGATGCGCGCTTTTCTGCGCTGCGCAGGCGCTACGAATACAGACTGCGCGGGGCTGAGGCACACCGTGACCCCCTCACCGCCCGGTTTACCGTCGACCTGGGGCAATCGCTCGACCTTGCGGCAATCCAGCATGCGAGTGATGAACTGCTCGGGCTGAATGACTTCACCTCCTTCTGTAAGGCGCGCGAACGCTCGACCTCGGTGCGCGAGCTGCTCTGCTTTGAATGGAGCCAGACCCCCGAGGGGGTGCTGGTCGCGCGCATCGAAGCAGATGCGTTCTGTCACTCAATGGTGCGCGCCCTCGTGGGCGCCGTCGTCGCGGTGGGCAGCGGTCGCATCACCGACGCAGAACTCACGGCGCTGCGCGAAGCGCGCAAGCGCACCAGCCAATTCACGGTGATGCCCGCGCACGGCCTCTCGCTCGAAGAAGTGGCGTACCCCGCTCACGATGAGCTCGCCGCTAGGGCTGAACTCACGCGCACGAGGCGCGATCCGGGCCTGCTCTTGTGATAGAGTAAGCGGTTGGTGCGCAAGCATCCGATTTGTTGAGCCCTCCACCTGTCCAGTTTCTCGCGAGAGAAACCGACCCGGAGTGGGATTCACGAACACCTCCAATTCGACAGAAAGCAGCACGACAGTGACTCGCACGTATTCACCGAAGGCAGCTGATCAGAAGCACGATTGGCTCGTTATCGACGCCACCGATGTGGTGCTGGGCCGTCTGGCCTCGCACGCAGCAGCTCTGCTCCGCGGCAAGCACAAGACCACTTTCGCTCCCCACATGGACATGGGCGACTACGTCATCATCATCAACGCTGACAAGGTCGTTCTGACCGGCAACAAGGCAGCGCAGAAGAAGGCATACCGCCACTCGGGTTTCCCGGGCGGCCTCACGGCAGTTAGTTACACCGAGCTGCTCGAGAACAACCCTGACCGCGCAGTCGAGAAGGCTATTCGCGGCATGCTGCCGAAGAACTCCCTCGGTGCGGATCTGTTCCGCAAGCTGAAGGTCTACACCGGTGCAGAGCACCCTCACGGCGCTCAGCAGCCGACCCCGTACACCTTCGGCCAGGTCGCGCAGTAGTCGCGCCAACGAGACTTTAAGAGAAGAGACTTCACAGTGACTGAAGAGCAGACCGTGGCCACCGAGAGCTACACCACCGAGACGCCCGCAGCTCAGGCTGCCGCCTCGAACCCGCGCCCCGCGCTCACCGTTCCCGGTGCAGCCGTTGGTCGCCGCAAGCAGGCTATTGCCCGCGTGCGCCTCATCCCCGGCGAGGGCAAGGCAACCGTTAACGGTCGCGAGCTCGCTGAGTACTTCCCCAACAAGCTGCACCAGCAGCTGATCAACGACCCGTTCACGGTTCTCGAGCTCACGGGCTCGTACGACGTGATCGCTCGTATCGACGGCGGCGGCCCCTCGGGCCAGGCAGGCGCACTGCGTCTCGCCATTGCTCGCGCGCTGAACGAGATTGACGAAGAGCACAACCGTGCAACGCTCAAGAAGGCTGGCTTCCTGAGCCGCGACGCTCGCATCAAGGAGCGCAAGAAGGCCGGTCTCAAGAAGGCCCGCAAGGCGCCTCAGTACTCGAAGCGCTAACCAGGAGCCCACTCATGGGACGCCTGTTTGGCACGGATGGGGTTCGGGGTCTAGCCGGGGTCGATGTGACCGCCGAGCTGGCCCTGAACCTCGCACACGCGGCGGCTCTCGTACTCGGGCGAGATGCTCGAGGCGAGAGCCGTCGTGCTATCGCCGTCGTGGCGCGCGACCCGCGCGTCTCCGGTGAATTTATTTCAGCAGCGGTGTCAGCCGGCCTTGCCGCCGCTGGCGTCGATGTACTCGATGCGGGAGTCATTCCGACCCCCGCAGCCGCGTACCTCGTAGCCGACACCGACGCCGATTTCGGCGTCATGGTGTCAGCTTCACACAACCCCGCTGCTGATAACGGAATCAAGTTTTTTGCCGAGGGTGGGCGCAAGCTCCCCGATGACGTCGAAGACCAGATTGAGGCGGCCATGAGCCGCCCAGCTACGGCGGTGACCGGTCGCGAGGTCGGTCGCATTCGTCGTTTCGCTGATGCTGAAGATCGCTACCTGGTGCACCTGCTGGGCACGCTCGAGGGGCTCTCGCTTGAGGGTATCCACGTCGTGCTTGACTGCGCACACGGTGCGGCCGCCGGCATTTCACCCGACGTCTTCACCGACGCCGGGGCGAAGGTCACGGTGATCGGCAACGATCCCGACGGCTTTAACATTAACGATGGCGTCGGCTCGACTCACCTCGAACCGTTGCAGGCTCGGGTGCTCGCCGAAGGTGCAGACCTCGGCATTGCACACGACGGCGACGCCGACCGCTGCCTGGCAGTGGACGGCGACGGCAACGTGATCGACGGCGACAAGATCATGGCGATCATCGCGCTCTCAATGAGTGCGCGAGGCAAGCTCGAGAAGAACACCCTGGTGGCGACAGTTATGTCGAACCTGGGGTTGAAGCTCGCGATGGCCAACAACGGTATCGACATCGTCGAAACCGGTGTGGGCGACCGCTACGTGCTCGAAGCGATCAACGCCGGCGGTTATTCGCTTGGCGGTGAGCAGTCGGGTCACGTGATCATGAGTGAGCACGCGACGACCGGCGACGGCATCCTCACGGGGTTGCACATCGCCGCAGAGATGAAGCGCTCGGGCAAGTCACTTGCCAAGCTTGCGGAGTGCATGAAGGTGTACCCGCAGGTGCTCGTGAACGTGCGCGGAGTCGACCGTTCTGGTGTGGCTGGGGACGAAGTGCTTCAGCAGGCCATTACGCAGGCAGAGATCGCGTTGGAGGGCAAGGGCCGTGTGCTGTTGCGCCCATCGGGGACCGAGCCCGTCGTGCGTGTGATGGTGGAAGCCGAACACGTTGACCAGGCGCAGCAGCTCGCTGATGACCTGGCAGGCATCGTGAAGGAGCGGTTGGCTATTTAAGCTGATCGTGCCGGTGCGAGCCCGTACGTAAAGAGGAGGATGTGCCCGTGGGCACATCCTCCTCTTTGCGTTCGGGGGGAGTGCGCACCGAGGAATCAAGGTGGTGTGCCAGACACGTCACTTATGTGATAATTATGATTATAATTTCTGTTCGGTTGGCTCGACACTGCAGCAAGAGGAGACTAAGTCGATGGCGACTTTTCGACCAATACCGGTTCCAGACGAAGCGAGTCAGAGCTACTGGGAAGGGGCGACACGCAATGCCCTGGTGCTGCCGCGCTGCAGTGGCTGCGCACAGTTCCACTTCCCTCCGCTGCTTCATTGCCCGCACTGCGGGAGCGGTGAGCTCGACAGCGTAGAAGTGAACGGTGCTGGAACAGTGTACTCATTCACCACGCTCAATACGCCTCCCGGCCCAGCGTTTATTGACCTGGTGCCACTCACCGTGGGAGTGATTGAACTTGACGTCCAGCCAATGTTGCTTATCACTGCAAACATGTTCGCCGGTAAATCTACGAAGATTCAGATTGGTGCACATGCGGAGATCTTCTTTACAACGATTGCTGAAGACGTAAGTATTCCTCAAATTCAGGTGGGTGAGGTATGAACATGTGGATAAACAGTGGCAAGGTTGCCATCGCGGGCATTGGCTACTCGCCGCTGACGCGGCTGACGGAGCGTACGCTGAGCGACCTCACGGTGGAGGCATGCGATGCCGCGCTCGCAAACGCGCGGCTTACGCGCGAAAGTGTTGATGGGATCGCCACGAGCCCGGCTATGCCTCGTTATGGCGGATCAAAGGGCGTGATTGACGGTATTGACGTCGTCACGCCAAATCATCTTGCTGAGCGTTTGGGGGCAAGATCACGGCTGGCGTGGAGCAGTTCAACGCTCAACATGGTGACATATTCATTGATCGACGCGGTGGCCGCTATCTCGTCGGGTCTCGCCCGCACCGTGATCGTCTATCGTGCGCTGCACGTACCGCAAGGATCGTACGTTAATTTTGATTCGTCGCTTGCCTCAGGGGATGACCAACACCGCGCACCCTATGGATTTTCGAGTCCTCCCGCGTGGGCTGGCACGGTCATGCAACGATACTTCGAACTCTACGGATATAAGCGCGAGGATTTTGCACCGTACATTGTTGCTAACAGGGCGAATGCGCAGAAGAACCCTCACGCGTATTGGCGCGACACAGCGCTGACATCTGAGAAGTACCTTGGGGCGAAGATGATCGCTGACCCAATGTCGATCCTCGACTGCGACATACCCGTTAATGGCGCTGTCGCACTCGTACTCACGAGTACCGAAATTGCGAGAACTGCAGGCGGGACACCCGCGTTGATTTCAGCGGTTGCCTCAACTTCAATGTCAGGACCAGGCGGCGTTCCGATGAACCTGGAACATATGCGGGCCGGCGCGCAGCACCTTGGCGAACGGTTGTTCGCCGGCGCAGGCGTGACGATCAAGGACATTGATACTGCGCAGCTGTATGACGGATTTTCCATTCTTGTGCCGCTGTGGGCCGAGGGAGTCGGCCTTGCCGCCACTGGCGGTGGACTCGCGTTCCTGCGAGATGGAGAAGCCCAGCTGGGCGGTGCGACCCCAGTGAATACTGGCGGTGGCGCGCTCGGTGAGGGCCGTTTACATGGTATGACTCAAATCCTTGAGGCGGTCATACAAGTCACCGACCAGGGCGGCATGAGACAGGTGCCGGGGGCCCTGCACTCACTCGCGACGGTTTCAAATGGTGTGGCAGGCTCGGCGGCATTCATCATTAGCCGCGACGCATAACATGAGAGCCCCTCAAGTTTGAGGGGCTCTCATGTTATTTGCGTTACTGATTAGCGACCTTGCCAAACAGGAACGCGCTTCTCACCAAACGCAACGGACCCTTCGCGGGCGTCTGCGCTATTAAACACCTCGGTAACAAACGGCTGCTGGCGTTCGAACGCCTCAGACATGGGCCATTCCGCTGACTCATCGATAATTGTCTTGGTGGCACGCACCGCGAGCGGGCCGTTAGCCGCAATACGATCGGCGAGATCCAACGCAGCTTGAAGCGCCCCGCCGGGGGCAGAGAGGATGTTGACGAGGCCAAGAGCGTGCCCGTCGACGGCCTCGATGAAATCGCCAGTGAGGAGGTATTCGACTGCTTTGGCTTTGGGAATTCGTTGGGGTAACCGGAAGAGCCCACCAGCGGCGGCTATGAGGCCGCGTTTTACTTCAGGAAGGCCGAATTTGGCTGACTCGCTTGCCACGATGAGGTCGCAAGCAAGCGCCAGCTCGAATCCGCCGGCGAGTGCATAGCCTTCGACCGCGGCAATCATGGGTTTTGCTGCGGGCAGCTTTGTGAAGCCGAGCCCGCGCACTGGATCATTGATCTTTTCGCCTGCCAGGAACGCTTTGAGATCCATGCCAGCTGAGAAGGTGCCCCCGGCGCCTGTGAGGACGCCCACTGTGAGTGTGGGATCTTGCTCAAGTTGTTCCACCGCTTGCGTAAGCCCCTGGCTTGCCGCCCGATCCAAAGCGTTCCGACGCTCTGCTCGGTTAATCGTAATGACCAGAACACTGCCTCGACGCTCGGTGATAATCACCGGGGGCGTTGGGGATTCAGCATGTTTGTGCATAGATATAGTCCTTCAAAATCATGGGACTCGCTCCCCACTAGCGTTCGGGAAGCGAGTCTGACGGGGTTAGCCGCCCGCGATCATCCAATCGATCGGGGCATCAAGGGAAGCCGGGAAGTTCGTTGCGGTGTAGTCCGCGTGTGCGTGGAGGTGACTCCGCATTAGCTTTTCTGCACGCACGCCATCACGATTCGCGATCGCATCGTAAATGTCGCGGTGAATCTTATTGCTGAGTTCCTTTACTTCCCTCGGATAAGTAACGCCCACTGTCGTGCCATCGAGAATGCCGAGCATGGCGGCGATGAGATACTGAAAAATGCTGTTACCTGACGCCTCTGCGAGGATCGCGTGGAACCGCTCGTTCTCGCGGTGGTAGTACACATCATCGTCGAGATGAGCTTCAACGGTCTCGACGTTGAGGCGGAGCGCTTCAAGCTGATCGGGGCTTGCGTTCTCAGCGGCAAACTTCGCCATAGCGGGCTCAAGTACGGTTCGCGTCTCCACGACGGATGCGAAGGGGCGCTTTTCGTAATGGAGCAACAGAGTAAGAGAACTGGCAAGCACGCTACTGTCTGGCTTCTGGACGATAGGTCCACCACCAGAACCGGGCTTGAGGGAGATCACTCCCTGCAGCTCGAGGATTCGGAGAGATTCTCTCAACGTACCTCGCCCAATTCCGTAGGTCTCAAGCATGATGTGCTCTGGGTCAAGTCGGTCACCGGGCTGCTTGCCAGCTTCAGTGATTTCCTTAACGATTCGCTGAGCGACTAGAAGCGCTGTCTTTTGTGGGCGGATTCGTGACATACGGGCCTCGCGACTCATGGTTGGTAGGGATCTGACACTGCAATGGGTGGCGCGGTTTTCCAATCAGGTAGCCCGTGCTCGGGCGTTCCAATTGGCATTGCTCCATCGGTCAAAACGCTCCAGTGGGCGTGGTTAAGCTGGTGAAGGCTGAAGCAAGCACTTAACGCATTGGTGAACCCCATTGCATCTTGAGCATCATTGACTGACTGTTTAATGAGTGTAGAGGTCATTGAAGGGAGCCGCGCAATGCGTTGTGCAAACGCCACTGTTTGCTGAGTGGTCTCACCTGCTTTAAAGATCTTGCTGACCATGCCCAGTGAGACCGCACGTTCGGCGTCAATCGCATCGCCAGTGAGGAGAAGCTCCTTCGCAAGTCGGGGACCAAACTCCCAGGGATGGGCGAAGTATTCCACACCACACATTCCTAATCTGGTTCCCACAACATCAGCAAAGATTGTGCCTTCTTCGGCCACGATCAGATCACAAGCCCAGGCCAGCATGAGTCCAGCTGAAAAGACTTTGCCCTGGACCTGGGCAATAGTAATCTTGCGGTTGTTTCGCCAGCGCAAGGTGTTTTGGTAGAAGTAATGCCACTCTTGGTGAAGGCGACTTTCAACCGGGGTGAATGTGCCACCGTTGCACTGGTAACTGGGGTCTTGCTCTGGACCGGGTGTGCGCTCGCGTTGGTAGTCGGGGGAGCCGAGATCGTGTCCGGCCGAAAACGACTTGCCCTCACCGCGAAGAATGATGACGCGCACACCATCGTCGGCCTCGGCCAAGCCGAATGCCTGATCCAGCTCGAGCAGCAGACCTCTGTTTTGTGCGTTATGGAACTTCGGTCGATTGAGTGTAATGGTTGCGATGCGTCCGTCATCGCTCGTGCCGTACGCGATGAACTGAAAGTTGCTCATGTGTGTGATCCTTTGGGGAGTGTGGATGCCGTTATGGGCTGGGCGACCGTGCCTGCTGTCTGTTCAGCGAGAACGAGGGACACCGCTTGCTCCATGAGGTAGCTCGCGGCCTTGTGGAGCCGTTCTCCAGTTTTTGCTGAGACAAGGCCGGCGATGGCGCGGGCATGTGACCCCTCGATAATGATTGCCAGGCGGAAGCACGCCAATATGCGAAACCAAGTCACATCTGTCTTGTTACGGCCGGTATGTGCGATATAACGGGAGATGAGCTCACCTCGGCTGGGGAGCTCTGTAAGCGGTTCGGCGGTGCCAGTAGTGCGTGGATCGTTAGATACCGGGTAACTCGCTAGGAAATGTCCGAGGTCGAGTAGGGGGTCGCCGACGGAAGCAAGTTCCCAGTCTATGACCGCCGTAAGTCCGCCATTTTCCCGGCTAAACAAGATATTGCCAAAGTGGAAGTCGCCGTGCACAAGCCCGGTACGGCTGGTCTCAGGCGTGTTTGATCGCAGCCATTCAGCTACGTGATCAACTCCTTCAAGCTGGTCGGTGCTCCAGCCGACGTGGGTAGCGTGCGACGCGTACAGTGACGCCCAGCGGTCGACCTGACTATCGATCCAGTGGTCTCGCACGGGGAGGCCTACTGTGTGAGGGTCGATGCCTTGGATCCCCAAGAGCGCGTCGACCGCGTCGAAGCCCATTCGCCGTTGTGCCTCACGTGAGGCCACAATGTGTGCAGGAACCTCTTCAGTGGCGGTGAATCCATCGATCGCATCCATTACGAAGCAAGCATCCCCGAACCGGGATTCGTCTTCTTCGCTGGCGCGTAACTGCGGGTGGGGCACTGTGCTGCCGGTCAGTGCGGCGAGAACCCGAGCCTCACGACGCATGGCTTCATCGCTGTTGCGTCGTTTGTTCGTAGGTGGGCGGCGAAGCACGTAGTCGTGACCATCGCGTGTAAATTTGACGAGCACATTTTGTGTGCCACCGGTGAGTGTGACGACCTGTGTGATAGGGCCCGCACCAACGCCTGCCTGGTCGAGCCAATCGATCATACTGTTGAGTGAGCGCAGCGGCTCGATGTCATCTGTCATTGGTGACTCCTGTCCATTGCTGCGAGTGAGGGTGGGCAACGTCGGTGAGAGGAATCAAACATTTTGACTCCCGACAACCCATTCCTTTCTAATTATGCATACAATGATCATAGTTCGTGGATCGGCTCAGCGCATGGCAATGTTTCAAGGTTGAACATCTTCGCTAGAGCCGACCTCCATACGACCCAGGCCTTGTGCCTATTCTGGGCTACTGACAATGAAGTTTGAAGAGCAAGAGAGATTACACAAATGGGAATAGAACTCGTTCTCGACATGGCGCAGGCAGTACACCCTGAACGCCGTGCCATTGGTCCGCGTGAAGACGGCGGGCTCGACTTCGCGACTCTTTCCCGGCTCTCGCTGGGTGGCGCTGCGCTCCTCCGTCAACACGGAGCACGGCACCTCGTCTTCTTGGCGGTCAACAGCCCCGCCTTTCCTGTTTCAATCATGTCGGCAGCGTATGCTGGGGTGCCGATTGTCCCGCTGAACTATCGGCTCAGCGTAGATCAAATTGCGGAGCAGATCCGTGAGCTCGATGCCCCATTGGTTGTGGTTGACCCTGCCTATGTTGCGGCGGTACAGGCAGCAGGGGTTCCCTCGATGCTCATCGATGATTTCGTCAAACTTGCTAGCGAAATCGAGCCACTAGAACCAGAGATGACCGCCGACGACTCGGTCGCCGTTGTGTTGTTCACTAGCGGAACCACGTCAAAGCCCAAGGCCGTATTGTTGCGCCATCAGCACTTGATGTCGTATCTCATGCAAACCATTGAATTCGGATCGGCAGATGCAGAAACCGCGACTCTAGTGAGTAACCCTCCATACCATGTCGCGGGCGTTGGTGCGGTGCTGTCCAACCTGTATGCGGGTCGTCGATTGGTGTATCTGGCCAACTTCACCCCGTCAGCGTGGCTGGAAACAGTGCGAGCAGAAGGAATCAGCAACGTCATGTTGGTCCCCACGATGCTCGCGAGAATCTTGGAACACCTCGATGGCGCACCAGCCGATACACCAAGCTTGCGTGGCCTGTCCTACGGCGGTGCTCGGATGCCGGAACCTGTTCTCCTGAAAGCGCTTGAAGCATTCCCAGAAGCCAACTTCGTCAACGCGTACGGACTGACTGAGACCAGCTCGACAATTGCGGTGCTTGGCCCTGAGGACCACAGGCTTGCGATTTCTGACCCGTCACAGCGTCACCTACTATTCTCTGCCGGCCGCCCGGTACCTGGCATCGAATTACAGATTCGGTCTGAAGCGGGTGACGTGCTTGAAAACGGTGAGACGGGGTTGCTCTGGGTGCGCGGCAGCCAGGTGAGCGGAGAATACCAAGGCCTTGCCTCTGCGCTAGACGCCAGTGGGTGGTTCCCCACCCGCGACCGTGCGCGGCTCGAAGACGGTTACCTCTTCATTGGAGGACGTGCCGATGACACCATCATTCGTGGTGGGGAGAATATTGCTCCAGCCGAGATCGAAGACGTGCTGGTGAATCATCCCGGCGTGCGGGAGCTCGCTGTGATTGGCCTACCCGACGATGAATGGGGTGAACGAATCGTTGCGGTGATCGTCCCCGCCACTGAAATACAGATTGACGAGGGCGAAGTGCGTGCCTGGTGCCGCACACGCCTGCGTGGTTCGCGTACGCCCGATCAAGTCATCGTGATCGAAGAGTTTCCTCGCACTGACACCGGCAAAATCATTCGCCCGAAGCTGCTGAGCCAGCTGGTCGATGCTGGCCAGGCCTGATCTGTACAAGTAAAGGAAGCACCATGCGTAGCGCCGTCATTGTTGAAGCTGTTCGTACACCCGTCGGGCGTGGTAAGCCCGGAGGGTCACTCTCTGAAATTCACCCCGTCGACCTTCTTGCGGTCCCGATCCGTGCGCTCATTGAGCGTACGGGGATCGATCCCGAACTCATTGAAGACGTTATTGCAGGCTGTGTGAGCCAGGGCAAGGAACAGGCGGGCAACATTGCCAGACACGGCGCGCTCGCAGCCGGTCTACCCGAGAGCGTTCCCGGCACCACGGTGACTCGTGCCTGCGGATCAAGCCAGCAGGCGGCACAATTTGCGGCGCAGGGCGTGATTGCTGGTGCGTACGACGTTGTGATTGCCGCGGGTGTCGAATCAATGAGCCGAGTACCGATGGGGGCTGCGTCAGCCGGTGCAGATTTTATCGGCAGCGGCGTGGCTGAGCGATACCCCGAAGGGCAAGTGAGCCAGGGGGTTGCGGCTGAACGGCTCGCTAGCAAGTACCAGATCACTCGAGAAGAGATGGACCGCTACGCCGCAGAATCGCATGAGCGCGCTACGGACGCGATCGCAAACGGCAACTTTGATGCCGAAATTGTTCCGGTCGTGACACCAAACGGAACGGTCACGGTAGACGAGACGGTGCGTTCGGGGACCACGGCTGCTGGTCTTAGCGGACTCAAACCTTCGTTTGAGAATGCTGTCGATGCCGCTCGATTCCCCGAGATTCAGTGGTCAGTGACGGCCGGAAGTTCCTCGCCGCTTACGGATGGTGCATCAGCCGTGCTCATTATGGAAGAGGAACTCGCGTTCAAATTGGGGCTGAAAGTGCGGGCGAGATTCGTGTCCTTCGCGGTTTCAGGGGTTAGCCCGATCGACATGTTGACCGGGCCGGTCCCGGCGACACGCAAAGCGCTCAAACGTGCCGGGCTTGATGTCGCAGATATTGATTCCTTCGAAGTAAACGAAGCATTCTCAGTTGTACCTCTTGGTTGGGCGGCCGAAATGGGGGTCGAGCGAGAACGTATGAATGCCGACGGGGGCGCCATCGCGCTCGGTCACGCAATTGGAAATTCGGGAACGCGATTGCTGACTACGTTGCTTCATCGACTCGAGCGCACAGGTGGTCGATTCGGGCTGCAGACTATGTGTGAGCATGGCGGAATGGCCAACGCACTGATCATTGAACGGGTCGAGACAGCCTAGGCAGCCAACTCGGCGGACCGCACCTCAGATTCGGGGCATGTGCATGATGTGTCCCACAGATACGAAGGAGTATTTATGCAGATTTCAGACTCGGTAGTAGTGGTCTCTGGCGG
It encodes:
- a CDS encoding FadR/GntR family transcriptional regulator, whose protein sequence is MSREARMSRIRPQKTALLVAQRIVKEITEAGKQPGDRLDPEHIMLETYGIGRGTLRESLRILELQGVISLKPGSGGGPIVQKPDSSVLASSLTLLLHYEKRPFASVVETRTVLEPAMAKFAAENASPDQLEALRLNVETVEAHLDDDVYYHRENERFHAILAEASGNSIFQYLIAAMLGILDGTTVGVTYPREVKELSNKIHRDIYDAIANRDGVRAEKLMRSHLHAHADYTATNFPASLDAPIDWMIAGG
- a CDS encoding class I adenylate-forming enzyme family protein; amino-acid sequence: MAQAVHPERRAIGPREDGGLDFATLSRLSLGGAALLRQHGARHLVFLAVNSPAFPVSIMSAAYAGVPIVPLNYRLSVDQIAEQIRELDAPLVVVDPAYVAAVQAAGVPSMLIDDFVKLASEIEPLEPEMTADDSVAVVLFTSGTTSKPKAVLLRHQHLMSYLMQTIEFGSADAETATLVSNPPYHVAGVGAVLSNLYAGRRLVYLANFTPSAWLETVRAEGISNVMLVPTMLARILEHLDGAPADTPSLRGLSYGGARMPEPVLLKALEAFPEANFVNAYGLTETSSTIAVLGPEDHRLAISDPSQRHLLFSAGRPVPGIELQIRSEAGDVLENGETGLLWVRGSQVSGEYQGLASALDASGWFPTRDRARLEDGYLFIGGRADDTIIRGGENIAPAEIEDVLVNHPGVRELAVIGLPDDEWGERIVAVIVPATEIQIDEGEVRAWCRTRLRGSRTPDQVIVIEEFPRTDTGKIIRPKLLSQLVDAGQA
- a CDS encoding crotonase/enoyl-CoA hydratase family protein: MHKHAESPTPPVIITERRGSVLVITINRAERRNALDRAASQGLTQAVEQLEQDPTLTVGVLTGAGGTFSAGMDLKAFLAGEKINDPVRGLGFTKLPAAKPMIAAVEGYALAGGFELALACDLIVASESAKFGLPEVKRGLIAAAGGLFRLPQRIPKAKAVEYLLTGDFIEAVDGHALGLVNILSAPGGALQAALDLADRIAANGPLAVRATKTIIDESAEWPMSEAFERQQPFVTEVFNSADAREGSVAFGEKRVPVWQGR
- a CDS encoding thiolase family protein, coding for MIDGIDVVTPNHLAERLGARSRLAWSSSTLNMVTYSLIDAVAAISSGLARTVIVYRALHVPQGSYVNFDSSLASGDDQHRAPYGFSSPPAWAGTVMQRYFELYGYKREDFAPYIVANRANAQKNPHAYWRDTALTSEKYLGAKMIADPMSILDCDIPVNGAVALVLTSTEIARTAGGTPALISAVASTSMSGPGGVPMNLEHMRAGAQHLGERLFAGAGVTIKDIDTAQLYDGFSILVPLWAEGVGLAATGGGLAFLRDGEAQLGGATPVNTGGGALGEGRLHGMTQILEAVIQVTDQGGMRQVPGALHSLATVSNGVAGSAAFIISRDA
- a CDS encoding phosphotransferase family protein; the protein is MTDDIEPLRSLNSMIDWLDQAGVGAGPITQVVTLTGGTQNVLVKFTRDGHDYVLRRPPTNKRRNSDEAMRREARVLAALTGSTVPHPQLRASEEDESRFGDACFVMDAIDGFTATEEVPAHIVASREAQRRMGFDAVDALLGIQGIDPHTVGLPVRDHWIDSQVDRWASLYASHATHVGWSTDQLEGVDHVAEWLRSNTPETSRTGLVHGDFHFGNILFSRENGGLTAVIDWELASVGDPLLDLGHFLASYPVSNDPRTTGTAEPLTELPSRGELISRYIAHTGRNKTDVTWFRILACFRLAIIIEGSHARAIAGLVSAKTGERLHKAASYLMEQAVSLVLAEQTAGTVAQPITASTLPKGSHT
- a CDS encoding enoyl-CoA hydratase, encoding MSNFQFIAYGTSDDGRIATITLNRPKFHNAQNRGLLLELDQAFGLAEADDGVRVIILRGEGKSFSAGHDLGSPDYQRERTPGPEQDPSYQCNGGTFTPVESRLHQEWHYFYQNTLRWRNNRKITIAQVQGKVFSAGLMLAWACDLIVAEEGTIFADVVGTRLGMCGVEYFAHPWEFGPRLAKELLLTGDAIDAERAVSLGMVSKIFKAGETTQQTVAFAQRIARLPSMTSTLIKQSVNDAQDAMGFTNALSACFSLHQLNHAHWSVLTDGAMPIGTPEHGLPDWKTAPPIAVSDPYQP